Part of the Yersinia hibernica genome, AATGTTAGCCGCGACGGACGCCACATCAGGTGGAATAACAAAACCGCCTGCAAATATTCAGAACACAACTACAACGGTTGATTCTCAATCAACTAGCGGGTATTCTGAAAACTCGGGTAAACAGAATGTTGGCAAAATGTTGCCATCGGCAGGGGCAGTTGCTGCGACAACCGCACCTGTTACCGCGCCAAGCAGCCCTATCAGTGACCCTACCAGTAATGGTGGCCCAGTCAGTAGCTGGAAATGGCCAACTGAAGGTAAAACGATCGATAGTTTCTCTGCTTCCGAAGGGGGCAACAAAGGGATTGATATCGCCGGTTCTCGCGGGCAACCCATCTTCGCCACAGCAAATGGGCGAGTTGTGTATGCCGGGAACGCACTGCGTGGTTACGGTAATCTTATCATCATCAAACACAATGATGATTACCTGAGCGCCTATGCTCACAACGATACAATGCTGGTCCGGGAACAAGAAGAAGTGAAGGCGGGTCAAAAAATAGCCACCATGGGTAGCACCGGAACCAGTTCAGT contains:
- the nlpD gene encoding murein hydrolase activator NlpD, whose amino-acid sequence is MITLRRVAACTVMSLWLVGCSNDNTTSAPISSVGGDRSGTMLSGSDTNSSGERIVYNRSYDNIPKGSYSGNTYTVKRGDTLFYIAWITGNDFRDLAAKNNIAEPYSLNVGQSIQLGNGSGGGMLAATDATSGGITKPPANIQNTTTTVDSQSTSGYSENSGKQNVGKMLPSAGAVAATTAPVTAPSSPISDPTSNGGPVSSWKWPTEGKTIDSFSASEGGNKGIDIAGSRGQPIFATANGRVVYAGNALRGYGNLIIIKHNDDYLSAYAHNDTMLVREQEEVKAGQKIATMGSTGTSSVRLHFEIRYKGKSVNPLRYLPQR